One region of Oxalobacteraceae bacterium OTU3CAMAD1 genomic DNA includes:
- a CDS encoding chemotaxis protein CheB, with product MHRVIAIGGSFGAMRVLLKIVSALPADFPGTLLIVTHIGARRSALAEILAKDSVLPVRDARDGAPVAAGVVLLAPADYHMLVSEDGSTVRLHHGAKENHARPAIDPLFRSVAVAYGKQAIGVILTGYLDDGAAGLQAIKSLGGCAIVQDPADAAAASMPSMALASVAVDMMLRSDDIGPELVRRVQSERLESSMTTPSDDAEAASVKSWLKLENRMSAGQGGLQELAKIATPSTFTCPECHGTLWQLTDNGVPRFRCHTGHAYTARILEELQGDVVEEALWAAVRALQEREKMLRDLHAGASERERAEKAYAAQSAIASDQAALLRGMLERPEKDADQS from the coding sequence ATGCACAGAGTCATTGCCATCGGTGGTTCGTTCGGCGCGATGCGCGTGCTGCTGAAGATCGTGTCCGCGCTACCCGCAGATTTTCCCGGCACCTTGTTAATCGTCACGCATATCGGCGCGCGCAGGAGTGCCCTTGCCGAGATCCTGGCGAAGGATAGCGTGTTGCCCGTGCGCGACGCGCGCGACGGGGCGCCGGTCGCGGCCGGCGTGGTGTTGCTGGCGCCCGCCGACTACCATATGCTCGTCAGCGAGGACGGGAGCACCGTCCGCTTGCATCACGGGGCAAAGGAAAACCATGCGCGGCCGGCGATCGATCCGCTGTTTCGCTCGGTCGCCGTGGCTTACGGCAAGCAAGCGATCGGCGTCATCTTGACCGGGTATCTCGACGACGGCGCCGCCGGCTTGCAGGCGATAAAGTCGCTTGGCGGCTGCGCCATCGTCCAGGACCCCGCCGATGCGGCGGCCGCCAGCATGCCGAGCATGGCGCTGGCGAGCGTCGCGGTCGATATGATGTTGCGCTCGGACGACATCGGCCCCGAGCTTGTCAGGCGCGTTCAATCAGAGCGATTGGAGTCTTCCATGACCACACCATCGGACGACGCCGAAGCGGCGTCAGTCAAATCCTGGCTGAAGTTGGAAAACCGGATGAGCGCCGGTCAGGGCGGATTACAGGAGTTGGCGAAGATCGCGACGCCATCGACCTTTACCTGCCCGGAGTGCCACGGCACGTTGTGGCAATTGACCGACAACGGCGTTCCGCGTTTTCGCTGTCACACCGGGCATGCCTATACGGCGCGCATATTGGAGGAATTGCAGGGCGATGTCGTCGAGGAGGCGCTGTGGGCGGCTGTTCGGGCGCTGCAGGAGCGGGAAAAAATGCTGCGCGATCTGCACGCCGGCGCGTCCGAGCGGGAGCGTGCTGAAAAGGCATACGCGGCGCAATCGGCAATCGCATCGGATCAGGCGGCACTCTTGCGCGGGATGCTGGAGCGGCCGGAAAAAGACGCCGACCAGTCGTGA
- a CDS encoding diguanylate cyclase: MKPVARIIQSFNFKITMLVTAMVMLAALGAGGVSLLVAETEMREGVARQQLSLLSSAAGHIDNDLKGKKLLLFSLMEEMREHGTAPGQVQRLLESRESLRGEFFNVTAFDVQGNLIASLNSRNARRINVAGRQYFKDTLAAREGVVSAPFVSALSGKPVIALTQPVEDEQGNVIMVLLGAIDLLRPSFSDYLDSLHRSQGYLFIVGADGTIIHHPDKARVLTHLDPDGALGQAVLHRPEGWRDDVLDDDTPVLVAHTLLRKVDWTIAAVYPIRNAFAPMAAVRGRALAAASMITALAAFFGWVLTKALMQPLAHLRKQVESINSGIAYIDVFASERHDEFGTLSRALHLLSRQRQEAQDAMQRLASTDPLTGANNRRMFDQLLPAAIARAGRADCYVGLAFLDIDKFKQINDTYGHGVGDAVLVEFARRLNDAVRGGDTVARLAGDEFVIVFEQLGSVAEGAPLGDKIVEAMAAPFHFGAIGGPGLRVTASVGIAISNDPSATPEGLMHAADQALYGVKSAGRNGYAINVHHDARVLALRRTG, encoded by the coding sequence ATGAAACCAGTGGCCCGCATCATCCAGAGTTTTAATTTCAAGATAACCATGCTGGTCACGGCGATGGTGATGCTGGCCGCGCTCGGCGCTGGCGGCGTGTCCCTGCTGGTCGCTGAAACCGAAATGCGCGAGGGTGTCGCCAGACAGCAACTGTCACTGCTGAGCAGCGCGGCCGGCCACATCGACAACGATCTCAAGGGAAAAAAGCTGTTGCTGTTTTCGCTGATGGAGGAAATGCGCGAGCATGGCACGGCGCCGGGACAGGTTCAGCGCTTGCTCGAGTCGCGCGAGAGCCTGCGCGGCGAGTTCTTTAACGTGACCGCCTTCGACGTTCAGGGCAATCTCATCGCCAGCCTGAACAGCCGCAATGCGCGCCGCATCAACGTCGCCGGACGGCAGTATTTCAAGGATACGCTGGCTGCGCGCGAGGGCGTGGTCTCGGCGCCGTTCGTCAGCGCGCTATCGGGCAAGCCGGTGATCGCCCTCACCCAGCCGGTCGAGGACGAACAGGGCAACGTCATCATGGTGCTGCTCGGCGCGATCGACCTGCTGCGCCCGTCTTTCTCCGACTATCTCGACTCGCTGCACCGCAGCCAGGGCTATCTGTTCATCGTTGGCGCCGACGGCACCATCATCCATCATCCCGACAAGGCCCGCGTGCTGACCCACCTGGACCCGGACGGCGCGCTCGGCCAGGCCGTGCTGCACCGTCCGGAGGGCTGGCGCGACGACGTGCTCGACGACGATACACCGGTGCTGGTGGCGCACACGCTGCTGCGCAAGGTCGATTGGACCATCGCCGCCGTCTATCCGATCCGCAACGCCTTCGCGCCGATGGCGGCGGTGCGCGGGCGGGCGCTGGCGGCGGCGTCGATGATCACGGCACTGGCCGCGTTCTTCGGATGGGTCCTGACCAAGGCCTTGATGCAACCACTGGCGCACTTGCGCAAACAAGTCGAGTCGATCAATTCCGGCATCGCCTATATCGACGTGTTCGCCAGCGAGCGGCACGACGAGTTCGGCACGTTGAGCCGCGCACTGCACCTGCTGTCCCGCCAGCGGCAGGAGGCGCAGGACGCGATGCAGCGCTTGGCCAGCACCGACCCGCTTACCGGTGCCAACAACCGGCGCATGTTCGACCAGTTGCTGCCGGCGGCGATCGCGCGCGCCGGGCGCGCCGATTGCTATGTGGGCCTGGCCTTCCTGGATATCGATAAATTCAAGCAGATCAACGACACCTACGGCCACGGTGTCGGCGACGCCGTCTTGGTCGAGTTTGCCCGCCGGCTGAACGACGCGGTGCGCGGCGGCGACACCGTGGCGCGGCTGGCCGGCGACGAGTTCGTCATCGTGTTCGAGCAGCTCGGCTCCGTGGCGGAGGGCGCGCCGCTCGGCGACAAGATCGTCGAGGCGATGGCCGCGCCCTTCCATTTCGGCGCGATCGGCGGCCCGGGCCTGCGCGTGACCGCCAGCGTCGGCATCGCCATCAGCAACGACCCGAGCGCTACGCCTGAGGGCTTGATGCACGCGGCCGACCAGGCGCTGTACGGCGTCAAAAGCGCCGGGCGCAACGGTTACGCCATCAATGTCCACCACGACGCGCGCGTGTTGGCGCTGCGCCGCACGGGCTAG
- a CDS encoding acyltransferase — MAKGAVGAEMRPPSQFGLINLLKAGAAQLIVLHHLAFYGPMADHVRPMLPALISWLGDSARIAVQAFLVIGGFLAAKSLAPTGHAGMADPIGAIWRRYAKLAPPFMVATLLAAAASMLAGKLMAHDSISEPATLSQLAAHALLLHGVLGYPSLSAGAWYVAIDFQLYALMALMLWIGGRLAAERRSPWLMPSMISLAVALSLVYFNLDADWDNWAPYFFGSYGLGLMAWWASDPRRKPGAAALLVGMAFLPVLAAQALDFRSRIALAMAVACVLVLFGRAKTTSSGKGWSVVNGLARISYSVFLIHFPVCLLVNAAFTRFVPPEPELQAFGMLVAWAASLAAGVVFFRCVEAPLASLVQRATGHSVVRPSPA, encoded by the coding sequence ATGGCAAAAGGAGCGGTTGGGGCGGAGATGCGTCCGCCATCGCAATTTGGCTTGATCAATCTGTTGAAGGCGGGCGCGGCGCAGCTGATCGTGCTGCATCATCTCGCCTTCTATGGTCCGATGGCCGATCACGTGCGACCCATGTTGCCGGCCTTGATAAGTTGGCTCGGGGATAGCGCCCGCATCGCGGTGCAGGCCTTCCTCGTCATCGGCGGCTTTTTGGCCGCCAAATCCCTGGCGCCCACGGGCCACGCCGGCATGGCCGACCCAATCGGCGCGATCTGGCGACGCTACGCCAAGCTGGCGCCGCCGTTCATGGTCGCGACCTTGCTGGCCGCCGCCGCTTCCATGCTGGCCGGTAAGTTGATGGCGCATGATTCGATCTCTGAACCGGCCACCTTGAGCCAGCTTGCCGCGCATGCGCTGTTGTTGCATGGCGTGCTGGGCTATCCGTCGCTGTCGGCGGGCGCTTGGTATGTCGCCATCGACTTCCAACTGTATGCGTTGATGGCGCTGATGTTGTGGATCGGCGGCCGTCTCGCCGCCGAGCGCCGTTCGCCGTGGCTGATGCCGAGCATGATCTCGCTGGCCGTCGCGCTGTCCCTTGTGTACTTCAATCTGGATGCCGACTGGGATAACTGGGCGCCGTATTTCTTCGGTAGCTATGGCTTGGGCTTGATGGCCTGGTGGGCCAGCGATCCGCGTCGCAAACCGGGCGCCGCCGCGTTGCTGGTGGGAATGGCGTTTTTGCCCGTGCTGGCCGCCCAGGCACTCGATTTCCGCAGCCGCATCGCGCTGGCGATGGCGGTTGCCTGCGTTTTAGTGTTGTTTGGTCGCGCCAAAACAACATCCAGCGGTAAGGGATGGTCGGTGGTCAACGGATTGGCTCGGATATCGTATTCCGTGTTTCTGATACATTTTCCGGTATGTCTGCTGGTGAACGCGGCGTTCACCCGTTTCGTGCCGCCGGAGCCGGAATTGCAGGCCTTCGGCATGCTCGTGGCGTGGGCCGCCAGCCTGGCCGCAGGGGTGGTTTTCTTCAGGTGCGTAGAGGCGCCGCTAGCCAGCCTGGTTCAGCGTGCCACAGGTCACAGCGTCGTGCGCCCGTCGCCCGCCTAG
- a CDS encoding glycosyltransferase family 2 protein, whose translation MPLHSVIMPAYNGQTYLAEAIDSILRQTCAELELIIVNDCATDDSAAIAADYAARDTRVRVVSTAVNSGAPALPKNVGLSLARGRYISFCDQDDVMLPDKLEHATRIFAQHADLDILFADFEPFGEALHGQRGYLTHKEFTSKARGYLEPLGDGLYRCRNFWGCMAGLQTGMSTQTIVCRREVIVGQRFDVRYRILDDISMWYRFAETARIGFLDRTVARYRHHDQALTTDEALLARETLAFHKENYFRQSHLFNAAENKRYRSMLAGFLIRVASCPNVSKLEQRANLAQSLIFEVRLSTLRWLLQTFA comes from the coding sequence ATGCCACTACACTCCGTCATCATGCCCGCCTACAACGGCCAGACCTATCTGGCCGAGGCGATCGACAGCATCCTGCGGCAAACCTGCGCGGAGCTCGAACTGATCATCGTCAACGATTGCGCCACCGACGACTCGGCGGCGATCGCGGCCGACTATGCCGCGCGCGACACCAGGGTGCGCGTAGTGTCGACGGCGGTCAATTCCGGCGCGCCCGCGTTGCCGAAGAATGTCGGACTGTCGCTGGCGAGGGGCCGGTACATCTCCTTCTGCGACCAGGATGACGTGATGCTGCCGGACAAACTGGAACACGCCACGCGCATCTTCGCGCAGCATGCCGACCTGGACATCCTCTTCGCGGATTTCGAACCGTTCGGCGAGGCGCTGCACGGGCAGCGCGGCTACCTGACGCACAAGGAATTCACATCGAAGGCGCGGGGCTACCTGGAGCCGCTGGGGGACGGGCTGTACCGGTGCCGCAACTTCTGGGGTTGCATGGCCGGCCTGCAGACCGGCATGAGCACGCAGACCATCGTGTGCCGGCGCGAAGTCATCGTCGGCCAGCGCTTCGACGTGCGTTACCGCATCCTGGACGACATCTCGATGTGGTACCGGTTCGCGGAGACGGCGCGGATCGGCTTCCTCGACCGCACCGTCGCCCGCTACCGCCATCACGACCAAGCGCTCACGACGGACGAAGCCCTGCTCGCGCGGGAGACGCTCGCCTTCCACAAGGAAAATTACTTCCGACAATCCCATCTGTTCAACGCCGCAGAGAACAAAAGGTATCGCAGCATGCTCGCCGGATTCCTGATCCGCGTCGCCTCGTGCCCCAACGTCAGCAAGCTGGAACAGCGCGCCAATCTGGCGCAATCGCTGATTTTCGAGGTTCGCCTAAGCACGTTGCGCTGGCTGCTGCAAACATTTGCGTGA
- a CDS encoding transporter substrate-binding domain-containing protein, whose protein sequence is MHSPFTPHFPAGAPRGTSRRTALLALTAWTFGTRNALAAPEPMAYRYWDWGKTPKRDQYQTAALKLALQKTTPDYGPFTVVHVVDTMSTTRVRREIHSGKRMNVHAGPWRDLDADDPEERAIMIGTPVLSGLLGYRQLIVRRDDLPKFQAITTAPQLKRLVAGQGRGWVDNAVLRHNGYQVVDSGNIATLLDMLVSHRFDYLPISVVEADFLMKEHAQLADTLALVPGLMLYYPLPVVYYVSANEPRLAQRLEAGLSMAKRDGSLDALTARYFAKEIELVKASASRCFTLDHPLLPKIYASEPPRLLGR, encoded by the coding sequence ATGCATTCACCGTTTACGCCACACTTTCCAGCCGGCGCGCCACGCGGCACATCACGCAGAACCGCGTTACTGGCCCTGACCGCCTGGACCTTTGGTACGCGCAACGCGCTGGCGGCGCCAGAGCCGATGGCCTACCGCTACTGGGACTGGGGAAAAACCCCCAAGCGCGATCAATACCAGACCGCCGCGCTCAAGCTGGCCCTGCAAAAGACGACGCCGGACTACGGCCCGTTCACGGTGGTGCACGTGGTCGATACGATGAGCACCACGCGCGTCCGGCGTGAAATCCATTCCGGCAAGCGTATGAACGTCCATGCCGGCCCGTGGCGCGACCTGGACGCCGACGACCCGGAAGAGCGCGCCATCATGATCGGCACGCCCGTCCTGAGCGGCCTGCTGGGCTACCGCCAACTGATCGTGCGCCGCGACGACCTGCCGAAATTTCAAGCCATCACCACCGCCCCACAGTTAAAACGGCTGGTGGCCGGACAAGGCCGGGGCTGGGTGGATAACGCCGTGCTGCGCCACAACGGCTATCAGGTCGTCGACAGCGGCAACATTGCAACCTTGCTCGACATGCTGGTCAGCCACCGCTTCGACTATCTGCCGATCAGCGTGGTCGAAGCCGATTTCCTGATGAAGGAACATGCGCAACTGGCCGACACGCTGGCACTGGTGCCGGGGCTGATGCTGTATTACCCCTTGCCGGTGGTGTACTACGTCAGCGCCAACGAGCCGCGGCTGGCGCAGCGGCTCGAGGCCGGTCTGTCGATGGCCAAACGCGATGGCTCGCTGGACGCGCTGACCGCGCGCTACTTCGCCAAGGAAATCGAACTGGTGAAAGCCAGCGCCAGCCGCTGCTTCACGCTGGACCATCCGCTGCTGCCGAAAATCTATGCGTCGGAGCCACCGCGACTACTGGGCAGGTAG
- a CDS encoding NIPSNAP family protein — protein MVTCYLRYVIDAHKLKEFEHYGKIWIPLVERFGGQHHGYFLPSEGANNVALAMFTFPSLAAYEEYRTKSQDDAECQAAFKYAEETRCIISYERSFFRPVFQ, from the coding sequence ATGGTTACCTGCTATCTGCGCTACGTGATTGATGCACACAAGCTCAAGGAATTCGAGCACTACGGGAAAATCTGGATACCGCTGGTTGAAAGATTTGGCGGCCAGCACCATGGATATTTTCTGCCGTCAGAAGGCGCCAACAACGTGGCGCTGGCGATGTTCACCTTTCCATCGCTTGCCGCATATGAAGAATATCGGACCAAGTCGCAGGATGACGCCGAATGCCAAGCCGCCTTCAAATATGCAGAGGAAACCCGCTGCATCATCAGCTATGAGCGCAGCTTCTTCCGACCTGTCTTCCAGTAA
- a CDS encoding DUF853 domain-containing protein: MPTPITIAKNDSISLDLLSNLVNRHGCITGATGTGKTVTLQKIAQSLSEIGVPVFMADVKGDLSGIAKAGALSEKMGARLAALKLETPQWAGCPVTFWDVFGEKGHPVRATVSDLGPLLLARMLNLNDTQEGVLQLVFRIADDNGLLLLDSKDLRAMLQHVGDNAADFKTSYGNISAASIGAIQRGLIAIEEQGGDQFFGEPMLNIDDLLQTDARGKGVINILSADKLMNAPRLYAVFLLWMLSELFENLPEVGDLDKPKLVFFFDEAHLLFTDAPKALLQKIEQVVRLIRSKGVGVFFVTQNPIDIPDTVLGQLGNRVQHALRAYTPRDQKAVKAAAETFRPNPALDVSQVITELGVGEALVSFLDEKGAPRMVERVFILPPASQLGPLDAAERKAAIDGSIVAGVYEKTIDRESAYEKLNGRVAAGARSAQDAPDAAARGASPGQQPQQQPPEAAGGGAMFGDVLGGLFGQSGKRDTAVQAMVKSAVRSIGSQVGREIIRGVLGSIMKKR, from the coding sequence ATGCCTACCCCGATCACCATCGCCAAGAACGACTCCATCTCCTTGGACTTGCTGTCCAACCTGGTCAACCGCCACGGCTGCATCACCGGCGCCACCGGCACCGGCAAGACCGTGACCTTGCAGAAGATCGCGCAGTCGCTGTCCGAGATCGGCGTGCCGGTCTTTATGGCCGACGTCAAGGGCGACTTGTCCGGCATCGCCAAGGCCGGCGCGCTGAGCGAGAAGATGGGCGCCCGCCTCGCCGCGCTCAAGCTGGAGACGCCGCAGTGGGCCGGCTGCCCGGTCACCTTCTGGGACGTGTTCGGCGAAAAGGGCCATCCGGTGCGCGCGACCGTGTCCGACCTGGGCCCGCTGCTGCTGGCGCGGATGCTTAACCTGAACGATACGCAGGAGGGCGTGCTGCAACTGGTGTTCCGCATCGCCGACGACAACGGTTTGCTGCTGCTCGACAGCAAGGATTTGCGCGCCATGCTGCAGCACGTCGGCGACAACGCGGCCGACTTCAAGACCAGTTACGGCAACATCAGCGCGGCCAGCATCGGCGCCATCCAGCGCGGCCTGATCGCCATCGAGGAGCAGGGCGGCGACCAGTTCTTCGGCGAGCCGATGCTTAACATCGACGACCTGCTGCAGACCGACGCGCGCGGCAAAGGCGTGATCAACATCCTCAGCGCCGACAAGCTGATGAACGCGCCGCGCCTGTACGCGGTGTTTCTGCTGTGGATGCTGTCCGAGCTGTTTGAGAACCTGCCCGAGGTGGGCGACCTCGACAAGCCGAAGCTGGTGTTCTTCTTCGACGAGGCGCATCTGCTGTTCACCGACGCGCCCAAGGCCCTGCTGCAAAAAATAGAGCAGGTGGTGCGCCTGATCCGTTCCAAGGGCGTGGGCGTGTTCTTCGTCACGCAAAATCCGATCGATATCCCGGACACGGTGCTGGGCCAGCTCGGCAACCGCGTCCAGCACGCGCTGCGGGCCTATACGCCGCGCGACCAGAAGGCGGTCAAGGCCGCCGCCGAGACGTTCCGCCCCAATCCTGCGCTGGATGTCTCACAGGTGATCACCGAACTGGGCGTGGGCGAGGCGCTGGTGTCCTTCCTCGACGAGAAGGGCGCGCCGCGCATGGTGGAGCGCGTCTTCATCCTGCCGCCGGCCAGCCAGCTCGGCCCGCTCGACGCGGCCGAGCGCAAGGCGGCCATCGACGGTTCCATCGTCGCGGGCGTCTATGAAAAGACGATCGACCGCGAATCGGCCTATGAGAAGCTGAACGGCCGCGTGGCCGCCGGCGCCCGCTCGGCGCAGGATGCTCCCGACGCGGCCGCGCGCGGGGCATCGCCTGGACAGCAACCACAACAACAGCCCCCGGAAGCGGCCGGCGGCGGCGCGATGTTCGGTGACGTGCTGGGCGGCTTGTTCGGCCAGAGCGGCAAGCGCGACACGGCGGTGCAGGCGATGGTCAAGTCGGCCGTGCGCAGCATCGGTTCCCAGGTCGGGCGCGAAATTATTCGCGGCGTGCTCGGCTCGATCATGAAGAAACGTTAA
- a CDS encoding TonB-dependent receptor, with product MDPSATVVVSGIRASLSSSLNTKRMQDGVVDAVSAEDAGKFPDTNIAESLQRVTGVQIQRNGGEGRYISVRGLGPEFNNVLVNGRTMTSDTGGREFSFDMLSSDLISKVLVYKTSQAFLPEGGIGSTVDIQTARPLSGKVGHSTVFNASSSYDDNSKKYTPNASGMYSFANEARTFGVAGSVSYTDRASKQNKAVNDAWNYRDVAMINGDLNSRGLTMADVTTRKLYMPQSYGFQQEEESRKRLVGNLAVQYNPSPTWKLSADALYSRLDQKNDVVAVSDWNNPTQLGVKYDNNDQVTSFLRPGSIFYANNPEIAGAGKLLGEANSNDMIVKGGDRLSITRAFGLNSKWKLGDEWRLEGDVSTSRSTSATPDMWVVAGMVPKNGDMLSFNGTPSITFGDGLADPTAVRAHAVSNGQVNLHDKLKEGRMNLSWDHDIGFFKGADTGVGYSQREVGRLTYSSDSWNAFSGYHVGLPASLFTVTPLENFLGGGAQVPPAYLRFDPHAYINYLNQPSLLPQSNDPALYSDKTRYPNGPMAIDYTKPSSWGVEEKVKSLFLDTRWEGSGWSANAGMRMVRVNSSSTGTSRVLLSAVKSPNDTTFISQWGPYQVITVDNSYNSYLPSANLKIDLTKDMLLRFAASKTETRPTLSQMSVDNWYGGRFGDVQTGGGNPYLKPMQSKNFDISYEWYLSKTNYVSTAVFMKKVSDFLETTLQDMRIPQFDEVVHDSRVRNGQKGKIKGIEIAGQYAFDDSIPWLQGFGVSANYTYVDASAERAGSAPACGYPGLSPQSYNGSLFFENTQFSARVSYNWRNHFSVDCGGGSTMPRNRAAYGQTDASLRYNITPKISLYLDAINLNNARMREYANNESQFLTLEDVGRRVNLGVRMAF from the coding sequence GTGGATCCTTCCGCGACAGTCGTCGTCAGCGGCATCCGCGCTTCCCTCAGTTCCTCCCTCAACACCAAACGCATGCAGGACGGCGTGGTCGACGCTGTTTCGGCCGAGGACGCCGGTAAATTCCCCGACACCAATATCGCCGAATCCTTGCAGCGCGTGACCGGCGTGCAGATCCAGCGCAACGGCGGCGAAGGTCGCTACATCTCGGTGCGCGGTTTGGGACCTGAGTTCAACAACGTGCTGGTCAACGGCCGCACCATGACCAGCGACACCGGCGGCCGCGAGTTTTCGTTCGACATGCTGTCGTCCGACCTGATTTCCAAGGTGCTGGTCTACAAGACCTCCCAGGCCTTCCTGCCCGAGGGCGGCATCGGTTCGACCGTGGATATCCAGACCGCGCGTCCGCTGTCGGGCAAGGTAGGGCACTCGACCGTGTTCAACGCGTCGAGCTCCTATGACGACAATTCGAAAAAGTACACGCCCAACGCCAGCGGCATGTATTCGTTCGCCAACGAGGCGCGCACCTTCGGCGTGGCCGGCTCGGTGTCGTATACCGACCGCGCGTCCAAGCAGAACAAGGCCGTCAACGACGCCTGGAACTACCGCGACGTGGCGATGATCAACGGCGACCTCAACTCGCGCGGCTTGACGATGGCCGACGTCACCACCCGCAAGCTGTATATGCCGCAGAGCTACGGCTTCCAGCAGGAGGAGGAAAGCCGCAAGCGCCTGGTCGGTAACCTGGCCGTGCAATACAATCCGTCGCCGACGTGGAAGCTCAGCGCCGACGCCCTGTATTCGCGCCTGGACCAGAAAAACGATGTGGTCGCCGTCAGCGACTGGAACAATCCAACCCAGCTCGGCGTGAAGTACGACAACAACGACCAGGTGACCAGCTTCCTGCGTCCCGGCTCGATCTTTTACGCCAACAACCCGGAGATCGCCGGCGCCGGCAAGCTGCTCGGCGAAGCGAACTCGAACGACATGATCGTCAAGGGCGGCGATCGCCTGTCGATCACCCGCGCCTTCGGCCTGAATTCGAAATGGAAGCTGGGCGACGAATGGCGCCTGGAGGGCGATGTGTCGACCTCGCGCTCGACGTCGGCCACGCCGGACATGTGGGTGGTGGCCGGCATGGTGCCGAAAAACGGCGACATGCTCAGCTTTAACGGCACGCCGAGCATCACCTTCGGCGACGGCTTGGCCGACCCGACGGCGGTGCGCGCGCACGCCGTCTCCAACGGCCAGGTCAACCTCCACGACAAGTTGAAAGAAGGGCGCATGAACCTGTCGTGGGACCACGATATCGGCTTCTTCAAGGGCGCCGATACCGGTGTCGGCTATTCTCAGCGCGAGGTCGGCCGCCTGACGTACAGCAGCGATTCGTGGAACGCCTTCAGCGGCTACCACGTGGGCCTGCCGGCCAGCCTGTTCACGGTGACGCCGCTGGAAAACTTCCTCGGCGGCGGCGCCCAGGTGCCGCCCGCCTATCTGCGCTTCGACCCGCACGCCTACATCAATTATCTGAACCAGCCGTCTCTGCTGCCGCAGTCCAACGATCCGGCCCTGTATTCCGACAAGACCAGGTATCCTAACGGCCCGATGGCGATCGACTACACCAAGCCGTCGTCGTGGGGCGTGGAGGAAAAGGTCAAGAGCCTGTTCCTGGACACGCGCTGGGAGGGCAGCGGCTGGTCGGCCAACGCCGGCATGCGCATGGTGCGCGTGAACTCGTCCTCGACCGGCACCAGCCGCGTGCTGCTGTCGGCGGTGAAGAGCCCGAACGACACGACCTTCATTTCGCAGTGGGGACCATACCAGGTCATCACCGTCGACAACAGCTATAACAGCTACCTGCCGTCGGCCAATCTGAAAATCGACCTGACCAAGGACATGCTGCTGCGCTTTGCCGCCTCCAAGACCGAGACCCGGCCGACGCTGAGCCAGATGAGCGTGGACAACTGGTACGGCGGCCGCTTCGGCGACGTGCAGACCGGCGGCGGCAACCCTTACCTGAAGCCGATGCAGTCGAAGAACTTCGACATTTCGTATGAATGGTATCTGTCGAAGACCAACTATGTCAGCACGGCCGTGTTCATGAAGAAGGTGTCCGACTTCCTCGAGACGACCTTGCAGGACATGCGCATACCGCAGTTCGACGAGGTGGTGCACGACTCCCGCGTGCGCAACGGCCAGAAAGGCAAGATCAAGGGTATCGAGATCGCCGGCCAGTACGCCTTCGACGACTCGATCCCTTGGCTGCAGGGCTTCGGCGTGTCGGCCAACTACACCTACGTGGACGCCAGCGCCGAGCGCGCGGGCAGCGCCCCGGCGTGCGGCTACCCAGGCCTGTCGCCGCAGTCGTACAACGGTTCGCTGTTCTTCGAGAACACCCAGTTCTCGGCGCGCGTGAGCTACAACTGGCGTAACCACTTCTCGGTCGATTGCGGCGGCGGCAGCACCATGCCGCGCAACCGCGCGGCGTATGGCCAGACCGATGCGAGCTTGCGTTACAACATCACGCCGAAGATCTCGCTCTATCTCGACGCAATCAATCTGAACAACGCGAGAATGCGCGAGTACGCCAACAACGAGAGCCAGTTCCTGACACTGGAAGATGTCGGCCGCCGTGTGAACCTCGGCGTGCGGATGGCTTTCTAA